A genomic stretch from Sphingobacterium sp. ML3W includes:
- a CDS encoding RagB/SusD family nutrient uptake outer membrane protein gives MKKINIKYVLPLLITGLLLASCSLNRDPLDSYTDVSQGKTENGTQIVFKNKSEVDNFLSGIYQQMRDRQEHWYLDLLLIGDSHADNAYAGTTGAEVVPFENNSIEGSNSVVDRDWARYLEDIARANRLIINVDSVADKSISEADIKVYKAQGKIFRALAMFDMVRIFGSIPVITTQGKDITAENIEAVYPEYFPKQATEEEAHKQIEKDLLEALVDAPVNSNANKTLFTKSVARAMLAKLYAEKPLRDYNKVIQYADALTGDGFDLNPNYGDLYAVNAAKTDLAQRNTKESILEAQFMPGSGNWATWMFGRDLSNYDNAFTWAKWVTPSRDLIQAYTNEADQIRMEQAIVYYTTTWSNYYPSSHYPFMFKLRSGMSSIVKLRYADILLLKAEALILQGTDLSGAADIIDKIRTRVKLPKLPAGIRSNKDALLEAYLKERRLELAFEGQRWFDLVRLDKVETVMNAVYAKDSGRKAQVYPFTKNSYRLPIPQPKIDQNPNLVQNPGY, from the coding sequence ATGAAAAAAATAAATATTAAATACGTTTTACCTTTGCTCATAACAGGCTTATTGCTGGCATCTTGCTCGCTAAATCGTGATCCTCTGGACAGCTATACAGATGTAAGTCAAGGTAAAACTGAAAATGGAACACAGATCGTCTTTAAAAACAAAAGCGAGGTTGATAATTTTCTTTCGGGAATTTACCAACAGATGCGAGATCGGCAAGAGCATTGGTACCTGGATCTATTGCTGATCGGCGATTCTCATGCTGACAATGCGTACGCAGGAACAACAGGTGCCGAAGTTGTACCATTTGAGAATAATTCTATAGAGGGATCCAATTCCGTTGTTGATCGGGATTGGGCACGTTATCTGGAAGATATTGCGCGGGCCAACCGTTTAATAATCAATGTCGATAGTGTTGCGGATAAATCCATTAGTGAGGCTGACATCAAAGTCTACAAGGCGCAGGGTAAAATCTTTCGGGCGCTTGCGATGTTTGATATGGTGCGCATATTTGGATCCATTCCAGTAATTACAACACAAGGAAAAGATATTACCGCGGAAAATATCGAAGCGGTATATCCGGAGTACTTCCCCAAGCAAGCGACTGAAGAGGAAGCGCATAAACAGATTGAGAAGGATCTTTTGGAGGCCCTGGTTGATGCCCCGGTCAACAGCAATGCGAATAAAACTTTGTTTACAAAGTCTGTAGCCCGAGCTATGTTGGCAAAGCTATATGCTGAGAAACCGCTTAGAGATTATAATAAAGTGATTCAGTATGCAGATGCATTGACTGGAGATGGATTTGATTTGAATCCTAATTATGGAGATTTATATGCAGTGAACGCGGCCAAGACCGATTTAGCACAACGAAATACAAAAGAATCAATTTTAGAAGCGCAATTTATGCCTGGCTCAGGAAACTGGGCGACCTGGATGTTCGGTCGAGACCTGTCCAATTACGACAATGCATTTACATGGGCCAAATGGGTCACACCATCGCGTGATTTGATACAAGCATATACAAATGAGGCAGACCAAATTCGGATGGAGCAAGCGATTGTGTACTATACAACAACCTGGAGCAACTATTACCCATCGAGCCATTATCCTTTTATGTTTAAATTGCGTTCGGGCATGAGTAGCATTGTCAAGCTCCGCTACGCCGATATTCTATTATTGAAAGCCGAAGCGTTGATTCTGCAGGGAACTGATCTTTCCGGTGCAGCTGACATTATTGATAAGATCCGTACACGTGTAAAATTACCCAAATTACCTGCAGGAATTCGGTCGAATAAAGATGCATTATTGGAAGCATATCTGAAAGAACGCCGCCTGGAATTAGCCTTCGAGGGGCAGCGTTGGTTTGATCTAGTTCGTTTAGATAAGGTGGAAACTGTCATGAATGCCGTGTATGCGAAAGACTCAGGAAGAAAGGCGCAGGTATATCCGTTCACAAAGAATTCCTACCGTCTGCCGATTCCACAGCCTAAAATTGACCAGAATCCTAACTTAGTTCAGAATCCAGGATACTAA
- a CDS encoding DUF6377 domain-containing protein — MENQKMYVKNREDKLAKLKQEAKALEADQIRFFEKNYEIFENYKKFDSDAALTYITLCQKLAPANNDSLHTVIQLDLAWVYSTIGRYIEASKLLNQISSAGLATKLLAKYYDTYSSFYSHYGQSNDRQEYYQASERYRDSLLQVLPKSSLEYRTTIAIKTLFNGSREDAKKQFFKLWTENQKDLEQRALLSYFISLIYKYEKNTAGQLYYLAISASADIEMANRDNASFHDLALAYYDKQDFDRAFRYIEKTIDDAMLCKVRYRIIEGTSSYPIINAAYQQKINSQNKQLIALVVVVSILLIGVIIGLIVIYRQVQHLRRIRSELSGTNQQLRSLNTEINQTNLKLSESNHIKEEYIAQFFDMCSSYIDKMEDIRKALLKKASNNQWEAIREQLRSTQMEEREIQQLYINFDRIFLNLYPTFVDEFNALLQEDEKIYPKKNELLNTELRIFALIRLGIDDSVKIASFLRYSLRTVYNYRTKVRNKAAGHRDAFEASVCQIATIDRP; from the coding sequence ATGGAAAATCAGAAGATGTATGTTAAAAATCGGGAAGACAAATTAGCCAAACTAAAACAAGAGGCGAAAGCACTTGAAGCTGACCAAATTCGTTTTTTTGAGAAGAATTATGAAATTTTTGAAAACTATAAAAAGTTCGATTCCGATGCTGCACTTACCTATATCACGCTTTGCCAAAAATTAGCTCCGGCCAACAATGATTCACTTCATACAGTTATTCAACTAGATTTAGCCTGGGTTTATTCGACGATTGGGCGTTATATTGAAGCATCAAAATTGTTGAACCAAATTAGTTCCGCAGGCCTTGCTACCAAACTTTTAGCCAAATATTACGATACCTATAGCTCATTTTATAGTCATTATGGACAAAGTAACGACCGTCAGGAATATTATCAGGCAAGTGAACGCTATCGAGATTCACTATTACAGGTTTTGCCGAAATCTTCATTGGAATATCGGACGACCATTGCGATAAAAACCTTATTTAATGGCAGTCGGGAAGATGCGAAAAAGCAATTTTTCAAGCTTTGGACGGAAAATCAGAAAGACTTGGAGCAGCGCGCCTTATTGTCCTATTTTATTAGCTTGATCTATAAATACGAAAAAAATACGGCCGGCCAACTTTATTATCTGGCTATTTCAGCGAGTGCAGATATTGAGATGGCAAATCGAGACAATGCTTCATTTCATGATTTAGCGCTAGCTTATTATGATAAACAGGATTTTGACCGTGCCTTTCGCTATATTGAAAAAACAATTGATGATGCGATGCTGTGTAAAGTGCGTTATCGGATTATTGAAGGCACCTCTTCCTACCCAATCATTAATGCTGCGTACCAACAGAAAATCAATAGTCAGAATAAGCAATTGATCGCCTTGGTTGTTGTGGTTAGTATTTTGTTGATCGGTGTAATTATCGGATTGATTGTAATCTATCGTCAAGTCCAGCATTTGCGAAGGATCAGGTCGGAATTGTCAGGAACCAATCAGCAGTTGCGGTCATTGAATACTGAAATCAATCAAACGAATTTAAAACTCTCAGAATCCAATCACATTAAAGAGGAGTATATTGCGCAATTTTTTGATATGTGTTCAAGTTATATTGACAAAATGGAGGATATACGAAAAGCATTGCTGAAAAAGGCATCCAATAACCAATGGGAAGCAATCCGGGAGCAATTGAGATCGACACAGATGGAAGAAAGGGAGATACAACAACTCTATATCAATTTTGATCGGATCTTTTTGAACCTTTATCCAACGTTTGTTGATGAATTTAATGCCCTTCTTCAAGAGGACGAGAAGATATATCCGAAGAAAAATGAACTGCTCAATACAGAACTGCGTATTTTTGCCCTGATTCGTCTGGGAATAGATGACTCGGTTAAGATCGCTAGTTTTCTTAGATACTCCCTTCGTACAGTTTATAACTATAGAACCAAGGTACGTAACAAAGCAGCTGGCCATCGCGATGCCTTTGAGGCATCTGTTTGTCAAATTGCAACTATTGATCGACCTTAA
- a CDS encoding efflux RND transporter permease subunit, with product MFETFIKRPILSLVISVFITLLGLLALFTLPITQFPDIVPPSVVVNANYTGANAEVSTNAVAIPLEKAINGVAGMTYMNSVSTNNGSTVIQIFFEVGTDPDIAAVNVQNRVTTVLDELPEEVIKAGVTTEKEVNSMLMYLNVFTDDETADERFIYNFADINILKELKRIEGVGLAQIMGMRDYAMRVWVKPDRMAAYNISAEDVVAALRKQNIEAAPGQTGISSDKMRNMQQYVLRYPGKFTEIDEYANVPIRANSNGSIIRIKDVADVEFGSLDYEMVSKTDGRPSASIMLKQLPGSNAQEVIQRVKDRMAELKQTSFPAGMTYTMGYDVSRFLDASISSVIKTLLEAFLLVFIVVFIFLQDFRATVIPILAVPVCLIGALFFMQMLGFSINLLTLFALVLAIGIVVDNGIVVVEAVYAKMEEEHLQPMEATLEAMKEVGGAVVAITLVMSAVFVPVAFLSGPVGIFYRQFSLTLAAAIVISGINALTLTPALCALFLKSPHDRKPSNNWLDRFFKQFNAIYDRTAFGYKGILMKTSARRGLTLLLLGGFFVATWGSSAILPSGFIPTEDQGMIYVSVTTPPGATVDRTERVLDKIDSVARKLDIVETVSTLSGYSIVTEVSGASYGMGMINLKPWKERDQTVDDVIKELREKTKDFVDGQIDFFPPPTVPGFGNSSGFELRLLDRSGNEDLNKTAEVLQKFMEDMEKSEVIQDISSSFDVNFPQYMLKVDYDMAAKKGISVENAMNTLQTLMGSLYATNFIRYGQMYKVMVQAGPEYRQRPEDVLRLYVKNETGEMVPYNAFISMERIYGPEQITRYNMFSSAMVTGQSSPGFSSGQAIEEVEKIASSLPQGYSIEWSGMTREQKISGNQALYIFALCLLFVYLLLCAQYESFLLPLPVLLCLPAGIFGAFIFLKIFGLENNIYAQVALVMLIGLLGKNAILIVEYANLKYKQGMDIVTASIEGAVARLRPILMTSFAFIAGLIPLMMASGAGALGNRSIGTAAVGGMLIGTILGVIVIPGLVILFSKKENKKQVIKQTSLVIAALILFGSCSVPKKAAQPDKIAVPTAFSERTAVDSVNVGNRSWREIFKDPLLVALIDSALQHNIDIRQSILRLESAQAYFKQRKAALGPTVEAAVEGGIRKYGHYTESGIGNYDSNFSSNLKNDEKLPEPFIPDYFIGLRSSWEIDLWGKLKSQKQAAYFGFLAEQEGKRLLETELVSNIATAYYELMALDQKIKVYNRNIELHTNALEVVEVKKDAGYATELSVQQFKALLANSKSAQEKLSQEIALWEHHINGLLGRYYQPIKRSEYIENTNLYHAMTFGTPDDLVNQRPDIKTAYLKMMASSNNQEASRLAFLPSVAISPFVGLQSFSFNKLFNLDKSIAYNLFGGITLPILNQRQLKTQYEVAKADYGIAFLDYEKSVVNAYNEVSNVIMTQEAISKRRTFVDEYVRALDLSIEAAQELFIAGRVTSLDVVTAQKESLEAQIGKVELEKENTLNQILLYKALGGGWK from the coding sequence ATGTTTGAAACATTTATAAAAAGGCCCATATTATCGCTTGTAATATCGGTTTTTATTACACTCTTGGGCTTACTGGCATTATTTACGTTGCCGATTACGCAATTTCCAGATATTGTGCCGCCATCGGTGGTTGTGAACGCCAATTATACTGGTGCGAATGCCGAAGTAAGTACCAATGCCGTCGCTATTCCATTGGAGAAAGCGATCAATGGTGTTGCAGGGATGACCTATATGAACTCCGTATCAACTAATAATGGAAGTACGGTGATACAGATTTTCTTTGAAGTAGGAACGGACCCGGATATTGCTGCGGTCAATGTTCAGAACAGGGTAACGACTGTACTGGATGAATTGCCTGAGGAAGTTATTAAAGCTGGGGTAACGACAGAGAAAGAAGTCAACTCAATGTTGATGTACCTGAATGTCTTTACTGACGATGAAACTGCAGATGAACGTTTCATCTATAATTTCGCCGATATCAATATCCTGAAGGAGCTGAAACGTATTGAAGGTGTCGGGCTAGCCCAGATTATGGGTATGCGGGATTATGCGATGCGTGTATGGGTAAAACCCGATCGTATGGCGGCATATAATATCTCTGCCGAAGATGTGGTAGCGGCTTTGCGCAAACAGAATATTGAGGCTGCACCTGGGCAAACTGGGATTAGCTCAGACAAAATGCGCAATATGCAACAGTATGTCTTGCGTTATCCAGGAAAATTTACGGAGATTGATGAATATGCCAATGTGCCTATTCGTGCAAATTCCAATGGTTCGATTATTCGTATCAAGGATGTAGCTGACGTTGAGTTCGGCTCCCTGGATTATGAAATGGTCTCCAAAACAGATGGACGCCCATCTGCGTCCATCATGTTAAAACAGCTACCAGGATCAAACGCGCAGGAGGTTATTCAACGGGTAAAAGATCGTATGGCAGAACTGAAGCAGACTTCATTTCCAGCGGGTATGACCTATACCATGGGCTATGATGTGTCACGTTTCTTGGATGCATCTATTTCATCGGTTATAAAGACCCTACTGGAAGCATTTCTACTGGTGTTTATTGTCGTGTTTATATTTTTACAGGATTTTAGAGCGACAGTTATCCCAATTCTGGCGGTACCGGTCTGTCTGATTGGAGCTTTGTTTTTCATGCAGATGTTAGGCTTCTCAATCAATCTACTAACACTATTTGCATTGGTATTGGCGATCGGAATTGTGGTCGACAACGGGATTGTGGTCGTGGAAGCGGTTTACGCTAAGATGGAGGAAGAACATCTACAACCCATGGAAGCGACCTTAGAAGCAATGAAAGAAGTTGGGGGAGCTGTAGTCGCGATCACATTGGTGATGTCGGCAGTTTTCGTTCCTGTTGCCTTTCTTTCAGGCCCAGTAGGTATATTTTATAGGCAATTTTCGCTGACTTTGGCCGCGGCTATCGTGATTTCAGGTATAAATGCCCTAACGTTGACACCTGCGTTATGTGCGCTTTTCTTAAAATCACCACATGATCGCAAACCATCCAATAATTGGTTGGACCGTTTTTTCAAACAATTCAATGCTATTTATGACCGAACCGCTTTCGGTTATAAAGGAATATTGATGAAAACAAGTGCTAGACGCGGACTCACACTACTATTGTTGGGTGGATTCTTTGTTGCTACTTGGGGAAGCAGTGCGATATTGCCATCGGGTTTTATTCCAACAGAAGATCAAGGTATGATCTATGTCTCGGTAACTACACCTCCGGGGGCAACAGTAGATCGTACAGAGCGCGTATTGGATAAGATTGATTCCGTTGCACGTAAGTTGGATATTGTCGAAACAGTTTCAACCCTATCGGGATATAGTATCGTTACTGAGGTCTCCGGTGCATCGTATGGAATGGGGATGATTAACCTTAAACCTTGGAAAGAAAGAGATCAAACGGTCGATGATGTAATCAAGGAATTGCGGGAGAAAACAAAGGATTTTGTAGATGGGCAAATTGATTTCTTCCCTCCTCCGACAGTTCCGGGATTTGGTAACTCTTCAGGTTTTGAATTACGGTTGTTGGACCGTAGCGGGAATGAAGATCTCAATAAGACGGCGGAGGTATTGCAGAAATTTATGGAGGATATGGAGAAAAGTGAAGTCATTCAGGATATCAGTTCCAGTTTTGATGTTAACTTTCCGCAGTATATGCTGAAAGTAGACTATGATATGGCTGCAAAGAAAGGGATATCGGTAGAAAATGCAATGAATACCCTACAAACCTTGATGGGGAGTCTCTATGCAACAAATTTCATCCGTTACGGGCAAATGTATAAGGTGATGGTACAGGCAGGACCTGAGTATCGCCAGCGGCCTGAGGATGTACTCCGTCTATATGTAAAGAATGAAACCGGAGAGATGGTACCTTATAATGCTTTTATTTCCATGGAGCGTATTTACGGTCCAGAGCAGATTACGCGTTATAATATGTTTAGCTCAGCGATGGTGACAGGTCAGTCTTCTCCTGGGTTTAGTTCAGGACAGGCGATCGAGGAAGTTGAAAAGATTGCATCATCTTTACCGCAAGGTTACAGTATCGAATGGTCGGGGATGACCCGTGAACAGAAGATTTCAGGAAATCAGGCCCTGTATATTTTTGCGCTCTGTTTACTCTTTGTTTATCTGTTGTTGTGTGCTCAGTACGAAAGCTTTTTATTACCATTACCAGTTCTCCTCTGTTTACCTGCCGGAATTTTTGGAGCCTTTATTTTCCTGAAAATATTTGGCTTGGAAAACAATATTTATGCCCAGGTCGCACTGGTCATGCTGATCGGTCTTTTGGGTAAAAATGCGATCCTAATTGTGGAATATGCCAATTTGAAATATAAGCAGGGAATGGATATTGTGACTGCCTCAATTGAGGGGGCTGTCGCGCGTTTACGTCCTATTTTGATGACTTCTTTTGCATTTATTGCTGGATTGATTCCATTAATGATGGCTAGTGGGGCTGGTGCTTTGGGGAACCGGAGTATTGGTACTGCTGCAGTTGGTGGTATGCTTATCGGAACGATATTAGGTGTTATTGTTATCCCGGGGCTGGTTATCTTATTCTCAAAAAAGGAGAATAAAAAACAGGTTATAAAACAGACATCGTTAGTGATTGCTGCACTCATTCTTTTTGGTAGCTGTTCTGTCCCCAAGAAGGCGGCACAGCCTGATAAAATTGCCGTACCGACAGCATTTTCAGAAAGGACTGCTGTTGATAGCGTAAATGTGGGGAATCGGTCTTGGCGCGAGATTTTTAAGGATCCACTTTTAGTTGCATTGATTGATTCCGCATTACAGCATAATATTGATATTCGCCAATCGATCTTACGGCTTGAATCAGCACAGGCTTATTTTAAACAGCGAAAGGCTGCATTAGGCCCTACTGTAGAAGCAGCTGTTGAGGGCGGGATACGTAAATATGGGCACTACACGGAATCGGGTATCGGTAACTATGATTCAAATTTTTCGAGTAATTTGAAAAATGATGAAAAGCTGCCAGAACCATTTATCCCAGATTATTTTATTGGACTTCGTTCTTCGTGGGAAATTGATCTATGGGGTAAATTAAAAAGCCAGAAGCAAGCTGCTTATTTTGGTTTTTTGGCCGAACAGGAAGGAAAACGCCTGTTAGAAACAGAATTGGTATCCAATATTGCAACGGCCTATTATGAGTTAATGGCTCTCGATCAAAAGATCAAGGTGTATAACCGTAATATTGAACTGCATACGAATGCACTTGAAGTCGTTGAGGTAAAAAAAGATGCCGGTTATGCCACGGAACTGTCTGTGCAACAGTTTAAAGCACTATTGGCAAATTCTAAATCTGCTCAGGAGAAATTAAGTCAGGAGATTGCACTGTGGGAACATCATATCAACGGATTGCTGGGAAGATATTATCAGCCTATTAAGCGCAGTGAATATATTGAAAATACAAATCTATATCATGCAATGACCTTTGGCACTCCGGATGATCTGGTCAATCAGCGTCCAGATATTAAAACTGCTTACCTGAAGATGATGGCATCGTCAAACAATCAGGAAGCATCACGGTTGGCCTTTCTACCTTCGGTAGCCATTAGCCCTTTTGTCGGTTTACAGAGCTTCAGTTTCAACAAGTTGTTTAATTTGGACAAATCTATTGCTTATAATTTATTTGGTGGTATCACGCTGCCTATATTAAATCAAAGACAATTGAAGACACAGTATGAAGTTGCAAAAGCCGATTATGGAATTGCTTTTTTAGACTATGAGAAATCTGTTGTGAATGCTTATAACGAAGTCTCTAATGTCATTATGACTCAAGAGGCAATCAGTAAGCGTAGAACATTTGTGGATGAGTACGTAAGGGCATTGGATCTATCTATTGAAGCTGCACAAGAGCTTTTTATTGCGGGACGTGTGACATCGCTGGATGTGGTTACAGCTCAAAAAGAATCCTTGGAAGCCCAGATTGGAAAAGTTGAACTGGAGAAAGAAAATACCTTGAACCAGATTTTACTTTACAAAGCTTTGGGAGGTGGGTGGAAATAA
- a CDS encoding TonB-dependent receptor has protein sequence MIYFTRKVTFSIGLIFLCTWLNSVFAQDRIQVSGRVLDAQDQKPLTGVTITQKGTSNAVSSNGDGRFQISAVHGSILQFSFVGYDNKELPANSTMTVQLNSSTNVLEDVIVIGYGAVKRKDVTTAISSVSTKDLEKRPVVSLGQAIQGKAAGVSVIQPNGAPGGEMSIKVRGTTSFNGSNDPLYVVDGLPVEDIKFLSPSDITDIQILKDASSAAIYGSRGANGVILVTTKSGKAGEAKITLGAQATANVVNNTVKVLNTAQYKELMDETGYVKLPEGLTDQTDWFKETYKTGVQQNYQLSISDGNEKLRYYLGGGYLTEKGTLQGSFFRRYNFKANIDNQVKRWMKVNANLSYADYNTNGIISGNGSNRGGVVTSIINTPTYAPIWDTLFPDRYNTNFNGLNINSPLENLERTKNNNNRENRLLATGSVLISFLPNLTWKSSFSMDRRSGVLTTFLDPWITQQGRNQFGEASDARNTNTVLTWDNVLTYSRSFGKHSLEAMAGSSWTDSKYSNSYIYGSNYANGIIQTLNAANKISWNGTGSGASNWAILSYFARAMYNYDGKYLVTANMRADGSSKLSPSGRWGYFPSVSAAWRLSAEDFMKDVDWINDFKIRGGWGQTGNQSGLGDYSYLSFNVIQRLPWFEDKYQYSPPNIGNSTTLRATDLKWETTTQANVGIDFSTLNNRLNLTLDYYHKKTTDMLMEVSLPTGSSSASTIKRNEGEMTNKGFEIGINSKNLTGDFTWNTDFNISFNKNRLDKLVFTKIYNDAVTNNLVNATVVRNEPGRPLGGFYGYISDGVNPETGELMYRDLNGDGKTSPSDLTYIGDPNPKFVYGLTNSFSWKNFDLSIFLQGTYGNDIFNASRMETEGMYDGCNQTTVVLDRWRVPGQITHVPKAGFDIKNSSYFVEDGSYLRVKNISLGYSIAPERLKKIGIQKIQPYFSASNLFTLTKYSGMDPEVNQWGNSGRVQGLDWGTYPQNRSFVLGVNVEF, from the coding sequence ATGATTTACTTTACTCGAAAAGTAACCTTTTCAATAGGGCTGATTTTCTTGTGTACCTGGTTGAATTCGGTGTTTGCACAAGACCGTATTCAGGTCAGTGGACGAGTGCTTGATGCCCAAGATCAGAAACCGCTCACTGGCGTAACAATTACACAGAAAGGTACCAGTAATGCGGTCTCCAGTAACGGAGATGGGCGTTTTCAAATTTCAGCTGTTCACGGTAGTATTCTTCAATTTAGTTTTGTTGGCTACGACAATAAAGAATTGCCGGCTAATAGTACAATGACTGTTCAGCTGAACTCATCGACCAATGTACTTGAAGACGTTATTGTGATCGGTTATGGTGCCGTAAAACGGAAAGATGTAACCACCGCAATTTCTTCGGTATCGACCAAAGATTTGGAAAAGAGACCGGTCGTAAGTTTGGGGCAGGCCATACAAGGGAAGGCTGCAGGTGTATCTGTGATCCAACCCAATGGAGCACCCGGTGGTGAGATGTCAATTAAAGTCCGGGGTACAACCTCATTTAATGGTTCAAATGACCCACTTTATGTTGTCGATGGATTACCTGTTGAGGACATCAAATTTTTATCACCAAGTGATATCACGGACATTCAGATTTTAAAGGATGCTTCTTCTGCAGCTATTTATGGTTCGCGTGGAGCAAATGGTGTTATTCTTGTAACGACAAAATCCGGAAAAGCTGGGGAAGCTAAAATTACCTTAGGAGCACAAGCTACAGCAAATGTGGTTAATAATACCGTAAAAGTCCTGAATACCGCACAATACAAGGAGTTGATGGATGAGACAGGTTATGTTAAGCTGCCTGAAGGGCTTACTGATCAAACAGACTGGTTTAAGGAAACCTATAAAACTGGAGTTCAACAGAATTATCAGTTATCAATCTCCGATGGTAACGAGAAATTACGTTATTATTTGGGTGGGGGCTATCTGACAGAGAAAGGCACGCTGCAAGGTTCATTCTTTAGACGTTATAACTTCAAAGCGAATATAGATAATCAAGTAAAAAGATGGATGAAGGTTAATGCCAATTTATCTTATGCGGATTACAATACCAACGGGATTATCTCGGGCAACGGATCTAATCGTGGCGGAGTGGTTACCTCTATCATTAATACGCCAACTTATGCACCAATATGGGATACTCTGTTTCCTGATCGGTACAATACTAATTTCAATGGGCTAAATATAAACAGCCCTTTAGAAAATCTCGAACGAACCAAGAATAACAATAATCGGGAGAATAGATTATTGGCAACAGGAAGTGTATTGATATCTTTTTTACCCAATTTAACCTGGAAGTCCTCTTTTTCAATGGACAGACGATCGGGTGTACTGACAACGTTTTTAGATCCCTGGATTACACAACAGGGTAGAAATCAGTTTGGAGAGGCATCTGATGCTCGCAACACAAACACGGTATTGACTTGGGACAATGTGCTGACTTACAGCAGAAGCTTTGGAAAACATAGCTTGGAGGCAATGGCAGGGTCATCCTGGACAGATTCCAAATATTCCAATAGTTATATTTATGGTTCCAATTATGCTAATGGTATCATACAGACGCTCAATGCGGCAAACAAGATTTCATGGAATGGAACTGGGTCCGGGGCATCCAATTGGGCCATCCTATCCTATTTTGCCCGTGCAATGTACAATTACGATGGAAAATATCTTGTAACAGCAAATATGCGCGCGGATGGATCATCAAAATTAAGTCCTTCTGGTCGGTGGGGATATTTCCCTTCGGTATCGGCAGCATGGCGTTTATCTGCGGAGGATTTTATGAAGGACGTGGATTGGATCAATGACTTTAAAATACGCGGGGGATGGGGTCAGACCGGGAATCAATCTGGATTGGGGGACTACTCTTATCTTTCATTCAATGTGATTCAGCGTTTACCTTGGTTTGAAGACAAATATCAATATTCTCCGCCAAATATTGGGAATTCGACTACCTTACGAGCGACAGATTTAAAATGGGAAACAACGACCCAAGCGAACGTGGGGATAGATTTTTCTACATTAAATAATCGATTGAACCTGACCTTAGATTACTACCATAAAAAAACAACAGATATGTTGATGGAAGTGAGCTTGCCTACAGGGTCTTCCTCGGCGAGCACAATTAAACGGAATGAGGGCGAAATGACCAATAAAGGATTTGAGATTGGGATCAACTCCAAGAATCTCACAGGCGATTTTACATGGAATACGGATTTCAATATTTCGTTTAATAAGAACCGTCTGGATAAGCTCGTTTTTACAAAAATCTACAATGATGCGGTTACAAATAATCTAGTCAATGCAACGGTCGTTAGGAATGAACCTGGAAGGCCTTTAGGTGGATTTTATGGATATATTTCTGATGGTGTAAATCCGGAGACAGGTGAATTGATGTATAGAGATCTCAATGGTGATGGCAAAACATCTCCTTCCGATCTCACTTATATCGGGGATCCCAATCCAAAATTTGTGTACGGATTGACAAATAGTTTTTCTTGGAAAAATTTTGATTTAAGTATATTTCTTCAGGGCACTTACGGTAATGATATTTTCAATGCGAGCAGAATGGAAACAGAGGGAATGTATGATGGTTGTAACCAAACGACAGTTGTACTCGATCGCTGGCGTGTTCCCGGACAGATTACACATGTGCCCAAAGCAGGTTTTGATATCAAAAACTCATCTTATTTTGTGGAAGATGGAAGTTATTTGCGCGTGAAAAATATTTCATTGGGTTATTCTATCGCACCTGAACGTTTGAAAAAGATTGGAATTCAAAAGATTCAGCCTTATTTTTCGGCAAGCAACCTATTTACGCTGACTAAATATTCAGGCATGGATCCAGAGGTAAACCAGTGGGGAAATTCGGGAAGAGTACAAGGCCTCGATTGGGGGACATATCCACAAAATAGATCCTTTGTACTTGGTGTAAATGTAGAATTTTAA